In a genomic window of Arthrobacter woluwensis:
- a CDS encoding ABC transporter permease: MTRYVLKRLGLMALLLVGVSVLVFFLFALMPGDYFSSNRQLTPQRKAELRALNGLDQPVLVRYFIWLGNMLRGQFGYSLVYNRPVTELLGPLIGNSFLIAFAGFLLTWAIALVCGVLSATRQYSWFDRLVTAGLFASLSVPSFFIGLLAIKVFAVDLRWLPTGGMLDTASSSDGFAQVLEIARHMVLPVGILTFLGAGALTRYFRSGMLEALHADFIRTARAKGLRERTVVFSHALRNALLPAITLLAFELPALFSGAIITEQIFNWPGVGRIQLESVQTRDYAVLMTVTMLLAFLTILGSFLADVLYAVADPRVRLLGSRRAA, translated from the coding sequence ATGACCCGCTACGTCCTCAAGAGGCTGGGACTGATGGCACTGCTGCTCGTCGGTGTCTCCGTCCTGGTGTTCTTCCTCTTCGCCCTCATGCCGGGCGACTATTTCAGCTCCAACCGCCAGCTCACGCCGCAGCGCAAGGCGGAGCTCCGGGCCCTGAACGGCCTGGATCAGCCCGTGCTCGTGCGGTACTTCATCTGGCTCGGCAACATGCTGCGCGGCCAGTTCGGGTACTCCCTGGTCTACAACCGGCCGGTGACGGAACTCCTCGGACCGCTGATCGGCAACTCCTTCCTCATCGCGTTCGCAGGGTTTCTGCTGACCTGGGCGATCGCGCTGGTGTGTGGCGTGCTCTCCGCGACCCGGCAGTACTCCTGGTTCGATCGGCTCGTCACCGCCGGGCTGTTCGCTTCCCTGTCGGTGCCGTCGTTCTTCATCGGCCTGCTGGCGATCAAGGTCTTCGCGGTCGATCTCCGGTGGCTGCCGACGGGTGGCATGCTCGACACCGCGAGTTCCTCCGACGGCTTCGCGCAGGTCCTGGAGATCGCCCGGCACATGGTGCTTCCGGTGGGCATCCTCACCTTCCTCGGCGCCGGCGCGCTCACCCGTTACTTCCGGAGCGGGATGCTGGAGGCGCTGCACGCGGACTTCATCCGCACGGCCCGGGCGAAGGGGCTGCGGGAGCGCACCGTGGTGTTCTCCCATGCACTGCGAAATGCCCTGCTGCCCGCGATCACACTCCTGGCTTTCGAGCTTCCGGCCCTGTTCTCCGGGGCCATCATCACCGAACAGATCTTCAATTGGCCGGGGGTGGGACGGATCCAGCTCGAGTCGGTGCAGACGCGCGACTACGCGGTGCTCATGACCGTCACCATGCTCCTGGCGTTCCTCACGATCCTGGGCAGCTTCCTGGCCGACGTGCTCTACGCCGTCGCGGATCCCCGGGTGCGGCTTCTCGGGTCGAGGAGGGCGGCATGA
- a CDS encoding MerR family transcriptional regulator, with protein sequence MRIGELAAASGVSARALRHYEEQGVLTPGRTRAGYRDYAAPDVVRVQQIRAMIAAGVGTATIRRYLDCLRDGGDGVALELCPDLRAELDGLAERLTAQEREIQGKRQRLNGLLAGG encoded by the coding sequence ATGCGGATCGGCGAACTGGCGGCGGCCAGCGGAGTGAGCGCGCGGGCGCTGAGGCACTACGAGGAGCAGGGTGTCCTGACTCCCGGCCGCACCCGCGCCGGCTATCGTGATTACGCGGCGCCCGACGTCGTGCGGGTCCAGCAGATCAGGGCGATGATCGCGGCCGGCGTGGGCACCGCGACCATCCGCCGCTACCTGGACTGTCTGCGCGACGGCGGGGACGGCGTCGCGCTGGAGCTGTGCCCGGATCTACGGGCGGAACTCGACGGCCTCGCCGAGCGGCTGACCGCTCAGGAGCGGGAGATCCAGGGGAAGCGGCAGCGGCTGAACGGGCTGCTCGCGGGCGGGTGA
- a CDS encoding RBBP9/YdeN family alpha/beta hydrolase, with protein MASTTTGRRALIFHGYGATPEDHWFGWLARRLEDDGVLVTVPTLPDPLDPDPVVWDDAVRTALGTPDAGTIVVAHSLGCLTVLRALGSLAGPWRLGTLVLVAGFLDPLPALPGLDGFIADGTPVDGLAVDGLADHVDHLVVLRSDRDEFVPTTHTDRLAALLGTETRVVDGAGHFLAEDGLTEVPAIHDAVRSSRD; from the coding sequence ATGGCATCTACGACAACGGGCCGAAGGGCTCTGATCTTCCACGGGTACGGCGCCACCCCCGAGGATCACTGGTTCGGCTGGCTGGCGCGGCGGCTGGAGGACGACGGCGTTCTGGTCACGGTGCCGACGCTCCCCGACCCGCTGGACCCGGATCCCGTGGTGTGGGACGACGCCGTGCGGACGGCACTCGGAACGCCCGACGCCGGAACGATCGTCGTGGCGCACAGTCTGGGCTGCCTCACGGTGCTGCGCGCTCTGGGCTCGCTCGCGGGTCCGTGGCGGCTGGGCACGCTCGTCCTGGTGGCCGGATTCCTCGACCCCCTGCCAGCACTTCCGGGACTCGACGGCTTCATCGCCGACGGCACCCCAGTGGACGGGCTGGCGGTGGACGGGCTCGCGGATCATGTCGACCACCTCGTGGTGCTCCGCTCGGACCGCGACGAGTTCGTGCCGACAACGCACACGGACCGGCTGGCCGCCCTCCTCGGCACCGAGACACGGGTGGTCGACGGCGCCGGGCACTTCCTGGCCGAGGACGGTCTCACGGAAGTCCCCGCGATCCACGACGCCGTCCGCTCCTCCCGGGACTGA
- a CDS encoding ABC transporter permease, translating into MPSSRIAGELRRLLRIPAASISIGLLVFMLLFSFLGPLLTGYTGEEINLRIAEHGPASNHWLGTDEYGRDVLTRLMFAGRISLTIGVASMLLSLLLGAVLGLMAGYYGGIVDTLIMRFADLLMSIPGLPLLIVMAAVLSELKVAPESRIYIVMILLSVIGWPSLARLIRGQVLSLREAPYMRAAEVLGLSAASRQFRHLLPNVMPLLIVVATLSTASGILSESALSFLGLGVVPPNASWGNMINAANNLIDFQQHWWLWVPPGVALLITVAAINVLGDRLRDVLDPRMGR; encoded by the coding sequence GTGCCGTCGAGCAGGATCGCCGGGGAGCTCCGCCGCCTGCTGCGGATTCCGGCCGCGAGCATCAGTATCGGCCTGCTCGTCTTCATGCTCCTTTTCAGCTTCCTCGGACCCCTGCTCACCGGCTACACCGGGGAGGAGATCAACCTGCGCATCGCCGAGCACGGCCCGGCGTCGAATCACTGGCTGGGCACGGACGAGTACGGGCGGGACGTCCTGACCCGTCTCATGTTCGCGGGGCGGATCTCGCTCACGATCGGGGTCGCGTCGATGCTGCTGTCCCTGCTCCTCGGCGCCGTGCTCGGCCTCATGGCGGGGTACTACGGCGGGATCGTCGACACCCTCATCATGCGGTTCGCGGACCTCCTCATGTCCATCCCGGGCCTGCCGCTGCTCATCGTGATGGCGGCCGTGCTCTCGGAGCTGAAGGTCGCGCCCGAGTCGCGGATCTACATCGTGATGATCCTGCTCAGCGTGATCGGCTGGCCGTCGCTGGCCCGCCTGATCCGTGGTCAGGTGCTGTCCCTGCGCGAGGCCCCGTACATGCGGGCGGCGGAGGTGCTGGGCCTGAGCGCTGCTTCGCGCCAGTTCCGTCACCTCCTTCCGAACGTGATGCCGCTGCTCATCGTCGTGGCCACCTTGAGCACGGCGTCGGGGATCCTCAGCGAGTCCGCGCTGAGCTTCCTGGGGCTCGGCGTCGTCCCGCCCAATGCCTCCTGGGGGAACATGATCAACGCCGCCAACAACCTGATCGACTTCCAGCAGCACTGGTGGCTGTGGGTGCCGCCCGGCGTCGCGCTCCTGATCACGGTGGCGGCGATCAACGTCCTCGGCGACCGCCTGCGGGACGTCCTCGATCCCAGGATGGGGAGGTGA
- a CDS encoding ABC transporter substrate-binding protein: MFLPGFYDNGWDGNAVQPIFASLVVFNAAGEPVPDLAEKWDVSSDNLTYTFHLRKDLTFSDGSPLTADDVAFTLTLLNDPAYAGGVDFSDIVIAGTKEFRKGSASSLSGITVVDPSTIRIVTQKPNPLALRTLGGPVISKAYYGKGYVKGKLDYLKSLYGKPLGAGPYALEQYVEGQEIRYRANEHYYSGKPSIARLIFKVVSSDSALQNFQNGDIDHGGFGSDPANLKELQGLGFADIRARVISDYGAIWVNNKKPALADTKVRQALYYGLDRQQIVDAKFKGLGQVADVFAAPTQWSYTNDGVTSYGFDAKKAGQLLDEAGWKAQAGGTREKDGKKLTLSYITTKQDDPVIPIAKKDYKDLGIDFVPEVLDSNTAFDRLNNGDYDLAGFRSNGLSDPNDAVSEFGTTDPAINVTGYSNPQVTALIKKGISTFDRAARQKIYTELYQKLSQDPPIILLDYRKSLSAWNARIQNGELYTTGSDDAALALAKLKIAG, from the coding sequence GTGTTCCTCCCCGGCTTCTATGACAACGGCTGGGACGGGAACGCGGTGCAGCCGATCTTCGCCTCGCTCGTGGTCTTCAACGCCGCGGGCGAACCGGTGCCGGATCTGGCCGAGAAATGGGATGTGTCCTCCGACAATCTCACGTACACCTTCCACCTCCGCAAGGATCTGACCTTCAGCGACGGCTCGCCCCTCACCGCGGATGACGTCGCCTTCACGCTGACCCTGCTCAACGACCCGGCCTACGCCGGGGGCGTGGACTTCTCCGACATCGTCATCGCAGGCACCAAGGAATTCCGCAAGGGTTCCGCAAGCTCGCTGTCCGGCATCACGGTGGTGGACCCCTCGACGATCCGCATCGTCACCCAGAAGCCGAACCCCCTAGCCCTGCGCACTCTCGGCGGGCCCGTGATCTCGAAGGCCTACTACGGCAAGGGGTACGTCAAGGGGAAGCTCGACTACCTCAAGAGCCTGTACGGCAAGCCCCTCGGCGCCGGCCCCTACGCGCTGGAGCAGTACGTGGAGGGCCAGGAGATCCGTTACCGGGCCAATGAGCACTACTACAGCGGCAAGCCGTCCATCGCGCGGCTGATCTTCAAGGTGGTCTCCAGCGACTCCGCTCTGCAGAACTTCCAGAACGGGGACATCGACCACGGCGGCTTCGGCAGCGACCCGGCGAACCTCAAGGAACTCCAAGGGCTCGGCTTCGCCGACATCCGTGCCCGGGTCATCTCCGACTACGGGGCCATCTGGGTCAACAACAAGAAGCCGGCGCTCGCCGACACCAAGGTCCGTCAGGCGCTGTACTACGGCCTGGACCGCCAGCAGATCGTGGACGCCAAGTTCAAGGGTCTGGGACAGGTGGCGGACGTCTTCGCCGCCCCGACCCAGTGGTCCTACACGAACGACGGCGTGACCTCCTATGGCTTCGACGCGAAGAAGGCGGGGCAGCTGCTCGACGAGGCCGGCTGGAAAGCCCAGGCCGGCGGCACGCGCGAGAAGGACGGGAAGAAGCTCACCCTGTCCTACATCACCACCAAGCAGGACGATCCGGTGATCCCGATCGCGAAGAAGGACTACAAGGACCTCGGAATCGATTTCGTGCCGGAGGTACTCGACTCGAACACGGCCTTCGACCGCCTCAACAACGGGGACTACGACCTCGCAGGCTTCCGCAGCAACGGTCTGAGCGACCCCAACGACGCCGTGTCCGAATTCGGCACCACCGATCCCGCGATCAATGTCACCGGCTATTCGAACCCGCAGGTGACCGCCTTGATCAAGAAGGGCATCTCGACCTTCGACCGGGCGGCGCGGCAGAAGATCTACACGGAGCTCTACCAGAAGCTCAGCCAGGACCCGCCGATCATCCTGCTCGACTACCGGAAGTCCCTGTCGGCCTGGAACGCCCGCATCCAGAATGGCGAGCTGTACACGACCGGCAGCGATGACGCGGCCCTCGCGCTGGCGAAGCTGAAGATCGCGGGCTAG